The following are encoded together in the Streptomyces sp. NBC_00358 genome:
- a CDS encoding nitric oxide synthase oxygenase, producing the protein MASAAPRTRSAQVDAPARPRPDRGATPIPGLLGRLTAGDTPAEAPPRSARGPGVTGHDTRTRPGRVDRDGPDGSRGPDGPRGPDRNEPGSASHRRAPEPSPDLLRAAAEFITLHYAEEGLGDPARRIAAVRAEIADTGTYWHTTRELVFGARVAWRNANRCIGRLYWNALSVRDRREVRDAGEVAEESADHLREATRGGRIRSLITVFAPDSPRRPGPRIWNEQLIRYAGHPRPDGGVTGDPRNAGLTATARRLGWPGGPGTPFDVLPLVIQDAGAEPRWFALPKDAVLEVELGHPEYTWWQGMGLRWHAVPAISNMCLEIGGVCYPAAPFNGWYMGTEIGARNLADTDRYDLLPVVAERLGLDTRTDRSLWKDRALVELNRSVLHSFDRAGVTVTDHHTESRRFLTHLGREERKGRQVGADWSWIVPPISGSATPVFHRTFDTVERTPAYVHHPEATERARGAAPPARLQGAAGPLFGGPAEPPGLV; encoded by the coding sequence AGGCGCCGCCCCGTTCCGCCCGTGGACCAGGCGTCACAGGACACGACACACGAACCCGTCCGGGGCGCGTCGATCGTGACGGTCCCGATGGTTCCCGCGGTCCGGATGGTCCCCGCGGTCCCGACCGGAACGAACCGGGTTCGGCCTCGCACCGGCGCGCCCCGGAACCGTCCCCCGACCTCCTCCGCGCCGCCGCCGAATTCATCACGCTCCATTACGCGGAGGAGGGCCTCGGGGATCCGGCCCGGCGGATCGCCGCCGTCCGCGCGGAGATCGCCGACACCGGGACGTACTGGCACACCACCCGGGAACTCGTCTTCGGCGCACGCGTCGCCTGGCGCAACGCCAACCGCTGCATCGGCCGCCTGTACTGGAACGCGCTGAGCGTGCGCGACCGCCGGGAGGTACGGGACGCCGGAGAGGTCGCCGAGGAGTCGGCGGACCACCTCAGGGAGGCCACCCGCGGCGGCCGGATCCGCTCGCTCATCACGGTCTTCGCGCCCGACTCACCGCGGCGCCCCGGCCCCAGGATCTGGAACGAACAGCTCATCCGGTACGCGGGTCACCCGCGCCCCGACGGCGGCGTCACCGGCGATCCACGCAACGCCGGTCTCACCGCGACCGCCCGGAGGCTCGGCTGGCCCGGCGGCCCCGGCACGCCCTTCGACGTCCTGCCGCTCGTGATCCAGGACGCGGGCGCCGAACCCCGCTGGTTCGCGCTGCCGAAGGACGCGGTGCTCGAAGTGGAGCTCGGCCACCCCGAGTACACCTGGTGGCAGGGCATGGGGCTGCGCTGGCACGCGGTGCCCGCCATCTCCAACATGTGCCTGGAGATCGGTGGCGTCTGCTACCCGGCCGCGCCCTTCAACGGCTGGTACATGGGCACGGAGATCGGCGCCCGCAACCTCGCGGACACCGACCGCTACGACCTGCTGCCGGTCGTCGCGGAGCGCCTCGGCCTCGACACCCGTACCGACCGCTCCCTGTGGAAGGACCGGGCCCTCGTCGAACTCAACCGCTCGGTCCTGCACTCCTTCGACCGCGCGGGCGTCACCGTCACCGACCACCACACCGAGTCCCGGCGCTTCCTCACCCATCTGGGACGCGAGGAACGCAAGGGGCGTCAGGTGGGTGCCGACTGGTCGTGGATCGTGCCTCCGATCTCCGGCAGCGCCACGCCGGTCTTCCACCGCACGTTCGACACCGTCGAACGGACCCCGGCCTACGTCCACCACCCGGAGGCCACGGAACGGGCGCGGGGCGCGGCCCCGCCCGCCCGGCTCCAGGGGGCGGCCGGCCCGCTCTTCGGAGGGCCGGCCGAGCCACCCGGTCTGGTCTAG